In the Anaerostipes caccae L1-92 genome, ATTGTTGCAAGTGTACCTGCAACGGCACCACGTCTTCCATATACTGTATGACCTCCGGTGTATCCAAATAACAACGGGATCAAGAACTTAAGTGTCGGGCCTACGAGTTCGTTCATCTTTTCATTTGGGAAATATCCTGTCGGAATAAATAATGCTGTGATAATACCCCATGCAATCAGGGCACCAATGTTAGGCATTACCATTCCTGAAAGGAATCCGCCCATTTTTTGGACTTTAGCTTTGAAACTACTTGCCATAATAATCCTCCTTTTTTCCTTCTCTTTTTGGTATAATTTTTTGCTGCAGTTAATGGTTCATATCTGATAAACGTTTATCTATAATTCCATTATATTGATTGTATTTCCATACGTCCACTATTGCCAGTGGTAAATTTTGCAGAAGATTTTTTGACAAGATTTTCTTACATTTTCCTCCTTTTAATAACCTTATAAACCGCATAAATACGCGGTTTGTCAGTTCTATCCAACGCAAAAAAGGAAGAAAAATTCTCAATAAATTTTCTTCCCTTTTTGCTTGACAATTTTTTAAATTATAACCGGTGGTAAGATAATTTCCAGGTTATTCCTGACCTTTCATCTTACACACCCTGACCTTGATTCCCTGCTTCTCAAGTTCTTTTTTGTCGGCAGTCTGGATTCCCTCATCAGTGATCAGATATTTAAAATCACTGTTCCTCGCAAACCGGCAAAAGGTCTTCCGTCCAATCTTCGTACTGTCGCACAGCATATATGCTTCTGTTGCGGTCCTCATCATCGCACGCTTCATCGCCGCTGTCTCCTCATTGGGCGTGGTCAGCCCTTTGGAAACTGACAAAGCGTTTGGTGACAAGAACAGTTTATCCACGGAAATCCTCTCAAGAAATTCAATCCCCAGGGAACCAAAGGTACATTCAAACTGGTTCCTCACAGTTCCTCCGATCAGTATCACCTGAATAGAAGGCTTTTTCTGCAGTTCAAGAGCGATGTTCAGATCATTGGTCACTACCTTCAGGTCATTAAAGTCTGTCAGAACCTTTGCAAATTCCAGCATGGTAGAACCGCTGTCGATCAGGATAATATCTCCTTCCCTGACGAACTCTTTGGCACCCTGTGCAATGATCCTCTTTTTATCGGGATTTAAGTTCCACCTGGAGGCAAGAAATGCCTCCTTTGTGACTTCTTCTTCCTTTAGCAGTGCGCCCCCGTGGGTCCGAATCAGGTGTCCCTCTTTCTCCAATTCACTTAAATCGGACCTTATGGTGGCGCCGGTCACATGGAATTCTTCCGACAGTTCATGGATGCCAGCCCTCTTATGTACCCTCATATAAGCCAGCAGTTCTTCTTTCCGCTCTCTTGCAAACATAAGTTATACTCCGAAATGATCCAGTAAAATTTCTTCTGCTTCTTTGTTCCACAATCCCTGATTTTTGTCGCATGCATCGGCAAGCTTCGCAAACAGAGGATCGGTCTCACCCAGTTTTCTGAAGTCTTCAATCGCTGTCAGAGGCATATCAAACTGTGTATAGGTAAGTTTCTTTCCCCCCGGTATCTCAGGTAAATGAAGAGTTGTATCAACGATTGCGTCAATGCCTCCCACATGAGTGATCATAACAGCCGGATTGACCTCTTTCTTCGCGATCAAATCGAGCGCTTCCAGAAGGTCTGCCTTAATGCCCCCTGAAGATCCCAGAAGCTTCGTATTTCTGTAATGGCAGTCATACAGGTTCATGTCTGCGGAAAATTCACTGTCAGAAGGGCCTGCGAACAGGTTCATGCAGCCGTCGAATGCAAGGATCTTGTTTCCTGTCTCTGCAATCGCTTTTACCGGAGCGTAAACAAATACGTCATGGTATCCCTCTCCTCCGGTGAGATCCATCAGTTCTTTGACCTCATCATCCATCTTTGCTGTGTTTACATAATGTAATTCCACACCTCTTGCTTTTGCATCTTCCTCAGAGATCACTTCTCTGGCCCGGTTGATTCGGTCGTCGTTGATTTCCGTGACAACAACCGTCTTCGGTTTGTTTTCCATGGCAAGTGCATAACTGATTGCGCCCAGTCCCATCGGTCCGCATCCTCCGAGGATAGCAATGTTCCCTCCCGCTTTTGCGCCGATAAAATGTTCGTGTGTCTCCGGCTTCGTATGATAGTTCGCCATATATCCGCCGATGATACAGTACATAGGCTCTGACACAGATACTTCATAGAAAGCATCCCCGTCATAGTGGAGCAGACAACCCTTCTCAATCACATCATTAGGAACGATGCAGTATGTCACTGCGCCTCCGAAGTGTTCATAGGAATACCCCGGTGCTCCCATCTGATCCGGAATCCCCGGAAGTACTACAAATCTCTCTCCCACTTTATACTCGTCTGCCCACTTTTCTCCGACCTGCTCGATCACACCGGAAAATTCATGGCCGATGATGACCGGACGTTCTGCTATGTCATCCGGTACGCGGATATGTCCGCTTCCCAGCTTGACTTCTTTCCATGTAGACATACAGATGCTGTCACTCATGACTTTCAAAAGCACCTCGTCTTCTTTGATCTCCGGCAGTTCAAACTCTTCCAGCCGAATATCCTTTGCCCCATACATTCTCACACCTTTAGCCTTCATAATTCCCTCCTGGCTTTTTAAAAATTTTTATTATTTTTTAAAAATTTCGTATTTTTTTCATTTCACAAATATCATACCACGGGTTCTCACATTTGGCAACAGGCAATTTATTTGTGCGTACCAGTCTCCATCATGGTATACTCAAAAAAACGATTAAATAAGCAGGGAGATGAATACAGATGGGTATCTATGAATTTAACGGCAAAAAATATGAACAGGCTTCCAGACATCAAAAAGAATGGGGTCAAAAACTTTTTTCGGACCTTCATCTTAACGGCAATGAATCTATTTTAGATCTGGGCTGCGGGGACGGGGTCCTGACGGAACAGTTGTCCATGCTGGTGCCCGAAGGCAGTGTTATTGGAATCGATGCTTCAATCGGAATGATCAATACTGCAAAAAAACATAAAAAAAAGAATCTTCAGTTTCTTAATATGGATATGGCAGACATGAACTTTATGAATCAATTTGATGTCATTTATTCCAACGCCGCACTGCATTGGGTGAAAGATCATTCTCGTCTCTTAAACCAATCCTACTCCGCTCTAAAACCTGGAGGAAAGATCCTATGGAATTTCGCCGGCGAAGGGAACTGCTCGGATTTTTTTGAAATCATCCGTAACATGATTCAAACGGAACCATATAAAAAGTATTTTCAATCTTTTCAATGGCCTTGGTATATGCCTTCAAAATTTGAATATGAAGGATTAATGAACCTCACAGAGTTTAAAAACATCGTGGTCACAGAAGAAAATGCAGACCGGTTTTTCACTGATGCCGAAGAAATGATTGGCTGGATCGACCAGCCCAGCCTTGTCCCTTTTATGCAGTATGTACCCGAAGAATTAAAAGAAGCATTCCGAAACGAGGTTATAGACGCTACACTGAAAAGAGCCATACAGCCGGACGGCACATGCTTTCAGCCATTTCGGAGATTAAAAGTCAGCGCAGTCAAATAAAAAGGAGCTTCTGATAAAACAGTTGTGGGTTATAAACTGTCTTTCAGAAGCTCCTGCTTTTTATTTCAGCATATCCAGTACATCCTGAACATTGCCCGCAGTCTTTAATTTTTCAAGGTTATCCTGGTTATCGATCACCTGAGTGATCTTACCCAGCAGTTCCAGATGTTCATTTCCAATTCCGGCGATTCCGAATACTAACTGTGCTTTTTCATCTCCAAAATCCACACCGTCAGGATACTGTACCAGAACAATACCTGTTTTCTTAACCTTATTTTTGGCATCTCCGGTTCCGTGAGGGATCGCAACTCCCATTCCAAGGTAGGTGCTAACTGTCCGCTCTCTCTCCTGCATAGCCTCAATATAATCTTTTTCTACATAGTCGAGCTCATAGAGTAAATTTCCTGCTGCCTCAATGGCTTCTTCTTTGGAAACACTCTTTTGTCCGAGTTTGATTCCCTCTTTTACCATGACCATCGGGTTTGCCTCATCCTCCGATGGCGACTTCTCTGCTTCCTGTACAGCATCTTTTGCCGGTAAATCTCTTTCTTTCTGAAGCTGCGCCAGTTTGTCATACAAATCGTCGATCGCCTCATCCTGAAGAAAGTTCTTAATTGTTACCAGCTGTGCATTTGGTGCACTCTTTGCCGCACGGTCAGCCAAAACTTCCTGGCATACAACTACATCCGTATCTGCAGGAACCGTATCTACAGAGGAATTGATCACTGTAATGCCAAGTCCGAGAGACTTAATCCTGTTTCTGAACTTTGTTGCCCCCATAGCGCTGGAGCCCATGCCTGCGTCACAGGCAAAGACGATTTTTTTGATCTCTCCTGCTTTCTTTGCAATGCCTTTGCTGGCAGCCTTCATATTCTGAACACTGTCTGAGGCTTCTTCCAAACTCTTTCCATTCGACATCTTGATGATCGGAGCAGCCACGAGGAAAGAAACAACCGCAGCAATCACGACTCCAAGCAATACGGCCAGCGTTGATCCCTTAGGTGCCATCGTCAGGAAAGCAATGATGGATCCCGGTGATGCCGGTCCGGTAAGTCCGATGTTAAATAAAGAGTAATAAAATACTGCACATGCTGAACCTGCAATAGATGCTATGATAACAACAGGATTCATCAGTACATAAGGGAAATATATCTCATGGATTCCTCCGAAAAAGTGGATGATGATCGCACCCGGTGCGGAATCCTTTGTCCTTTTGTCTTTAGAGAATGCCCAGTATGCGGACAGCACTCCGAGTCCTGCTCCAGGGTTTGCCTCGATCATATACATAATGGATTTTCCGGCGGCCTGTACCTGCTCTCCTCCGATCGGAGTGAAAATACCATGATTAATCGCATTGTTTAAGAACAATACTTTTGCCGGTTCCACAAATACGGATACCAGTGGCAGCAGGCTGTGCCCGATCAGGAAATCAACACCGGCTGTAAGCACTGTAAGGATCGCTGTCATAACAGGCCCGATCAGGTAATATCCGATGATTGCTAATATCATTCCGATGATACCGACGGAAAAGTTGTTGACCAGCATTTCAAACCCTGCCGGGATATGTCCGTCCACTGCCTTGTCAAACTTTTTAATGACCCATCCCGCAAACGGACCCATAGCCATGGCTCCCATGAACATAACTTCGTTGCTTCCGCAGATAACACCCAAAATAGCGATAACTGCGATGACTCCGCCCCGTTCTCCGGCCACAAGCTTACCGCCTTGATAACCGATCAGAACCGGAAGGATGTACTTCAGCATCGGATCGACCATTGTTGCAAGTTTTGCGTTCGGGAACCAGCCCTTTTCAATAAACAGTGCTGTAATCAGTCCCCATGCAATGAATGCACCGATGTTCGGCATAACCATTGCACTCAAAAATTTCCCAAATTTTTGTACTGCGTTTTTCATATATCCATCTCCTTCATTTCCGTGCAAATGTTCCCCCTCATTTGCAGATCTTTACTTCAAGTCCCTGTTCTTCGATCGCTGTTTTATCTAATTTGGAAATTCCGGAATCCGTGAGCATTAATTTAAATTCGCTCAGCCTGGCAAACTTACAAAAAGCTCTCTGCCCAATCTTTGAGCTGTCGCAGAGCATATAGATTTCTCCTGCCGCTTTCATCATAGCCCGCTTGAGCTCTTTCATCTCTTCATTGCTCGTAGTCGCCCCCTCAAAGACAGACAGAGCATTCGGAGACAAAAATACTTTATTCACTGCTATACTCTTAAGAAAGTCAGTACCGATGGCTCCCTGAGTCAGTCGAAAATTATTTCTCACTTTTCCCCCGACAATATAGAGTTCAATCCACGGATTTTCCTGCAGTTCCAACGCAATCTGAAGATCGTTGGTGATAACTTTGATGTTTTTCGCATCTTTTAACAGCAGCGCAAGCTCCAGCGTAGTGCTTCCGCTGTCCAAGATAACCGCGTCTCCCTCTTTCACATAAGCTCTGGCGATTCTGGCAATGGCTTTCTTTTCTTCTTCGTGCCCTCTTCTGAGTGATAAGAAGTCTTCTTTCTGTAAAACATCTTCTTTCAGCAATGCACCGCCGTGGGTACGGACGATGGACCCCTCTTCTTCCATCGCCCGCAGGTCAGCCCGCAGGGTCGCCCCGGTAACCTGAAACTCTTCGATGAGCTCTTTCACCTCAGCCCGCTTATGCTTTTTCAAATATAATAGAATCTGTTCTCTTCTTTCCTCTGCAAACATTGGCACCCCTCATATCTTTTCTTATGCCCCGAAATGATCGAATAAGATCTTCTCTGCTTCTGCATTCCACAGGCCGTTGTGTTTGTCACATGCATCGGCAAGCTTAGCATAAAGAGGATCTGTTTCTCCAAGTTTTCTGAAATCATCAATCGCTGTGAGCGGCATGTCAAACTGCATATAAGTAAGTTTCTTTCCTCCCGGGATGTCCGGAAGATTCTTGGTTGTCTCAGCAACAGCGTCGATACCTCCGATATGTGTGATCATAACCGCCGGCTTAATTTCCTTGGATGCCGCCTTGTTGATCGCCTCTTTCATATCTTCAATGGTTCCCCCGGTGCTTCCCAAAATTTTGGTTCTGGAGTAATGGCAGTCATACAGATTCATGTTCGCTGAGAACTTTGAATCTGTCGGTCCTGCAAACAGGTTCATGCATCCGTCGTAAGCGAGCAGCTTATTTCCAAGTTCTGCAACGCCAGTGATCGGAACATATACGAATACGTCATCATATCCATGCCCTTCTGTAATATCCATCAATTCTTTTTCCTGATCTTCCATAGCCGCAGTATTCACATAGTGAAGTTCTACGCCTGCTGCCTTTGCGTCTTCAATAGAGATCACCTGTTTTGCCCGTTCTACACGGTCATCGCTGATGTCTGTAACTACAACACGTTTCGGTTTATTTTCAAAAGCCAACGCATAGCTTACGGCGCCCAGCCCCATAGGTCCGCATCCGCCAAGGATCAGGATATTTCCGCCTTCTTTTGTACCCATCACGTGCTCATAGCTTCCCGGAACCGTGTGGTAATTTGTATGGTAACCGCTGATGACGCAGCACATCGGCTCTGCCACGGAAGCATCAAAGTAGCTGTCTCCTTCAAATGTCCATACACATCCCTTTTCAATGATATCATTTGGGAAAATACAGTAGGTTGCAGCACCGCCGCAGTACTGATAAGAATATCCGGGAGACTCCATCTGTCCCGGGATCGCCGGCTGCTGAGCAAATTTCTGCCCCGGCTTAAACTGATCCTGCCACTTCTTACCAACTTTCACAATATCACCGGCAAATTCATGTCCTACCAAAACCGGATGATCTGCTACGTCATTCGGCACCCTTTTGTGTCCGGCTCCCTGTTTTACTGTCTTCCATGTTGACATACAGATACTGTCACTTACAACTTTTACCAAGATCTCGTCATCTTTGATCTCCGGCAGTTCAAATTCTTCTAATCTGATGTCATCTACTCCGTACAATCTTACACCCTTAACCTGCATAATGCCCTCCTTGAGATTTTCATGTGTTTTCATTTCTTTTTATTATGAAAATATCATAACACTTTTATTTTCATTTAGCAATACAATTTTAATATATTATAAAACTTTTCCATTTCCACACTGCTGCTCCTTTAAACCACAAAAAAACTGCCCTGTAAATTAACCGGGCAGTTTTTGTCTTCTGTATGCTCTGATCAGCTGCCGGAAGGTATCAGCGATGCGATCCTTCCTGCAAAATCATTGAAATTCTGTGTCTGTAATATAATCTTTCCAGGACCGGTGAGCTTTGTGAGAAATAATCCCTCGCCCCCGAAAAAGATATTTTTAACGCCTTTGATCCGCTCAATCTCATAACTGATACCGTCTTCAAAAGCTACTACATTTCCGGTATCAACGAGTATGGTCTCTCCCGGAGCCAGTTCCTTCGTCACCGCATCTCCGTCGACTTCCAGAAATGCCATGCCGTCTCCGGAAAGTCTCTGCAGTATGAAGCCCTCTCCTCCTAAGGCTCCTGCTGACAGCTTTTTGGTAAAAATAGTCTCCAGAGAAACGCTCCTCTGAGCGCACAGAAAAGCCTTTTTCTGACAGATCATTCCTCCGGTTCCCTGAAACTGAAGCGGAAGGATCGTCCCGGGAACAGTTGATGCAAAAGCAATCTTTGCTCCATCTTTTTCAGAAGAGTAAGTTACCATGAAGAGTGACTCTCCGGCAAACTTCCTTCCGATCCCTTTTAAAAATCCACCCTCCATCTTAGACTCCCCTTTGATCGAGGGGTCCATCCATGCCATAGCTCCTGACTGGGTGAACATTGCTTCCCCCTTGTCAAGTTCCACTTCTACTGCTGGTACTGTCTGTCCGATGATTTCATGCTTCATACTGCCGCACCCCTTTCTCAGATCATTCCTCCGTTTTTCAGTGACGCCTCAATAAATCCTCTGAACAGAGGATGTGCCTTGTTTGGTCTTGATTTAAACTCCGGATGTGCCTGTGTTGCCAAAAAGAACGGATGAGACGGAATCTCGATCATCTCTACAATACGCCCGTCCGGTGAGCACCCTGAAAGCATCATACCGTTTTCCTGAAGTACATCCCTGTACTTGTTATTTACCTCGTATCGGTGGCGGTGGCGCTCTGAAATCTCTTTTGTTCCGTAAAGTTCTTCGGCTTTGGAACCGTCTGCCAGTACACAAGGATAAGATCCGAGTCTCAGTGTACCCCCGATGTTGGTCACTCCATCCTGATCTGCCATGATATGAATCATCGGATGTTCCGTATTTTCATTAAACTCTTTACTGTGGGCATCTGCGTAGCCAAGGACGTTTCTCGCAAACTCCACGATGGTAAGCTGCATGCCAAGGCACAGTCCCAGATA is a window encoding:
- a CDS encoding PTS mannitol transporter subunit IICBA, whose amino-acid sequence is MKNAVQKFGKFLSAMVMPNIGAFIAWGLITALFIEKGWFPNAKLATMVDPMLKYILPVLIGYQGGKLVAGERGGVIAVIAILGVICGSNEVMFMGAMAMGPFAGWVIKKFDKAVDGHIPAGFEMLVNNFSVGIIGMILAIIGYYLIGPVMTAILTVLTAGVDFLIGHSLLPLVSVFVEPAKVLFLNNAINHGIFTPIGGEQVQAAGKSIMYMIEANPGAGLGVLSAYWAFSKDKRTKDSAPGAIIIHFFGGIHEIYFPYVLMNPVVIIASIAGSACAVFYYSLFNIGLTGPASPGSIIAFLTMAPKGSTLAVLLGVVIAAVVSFLVAAPIIKMSNGKSLEEASDSVQNMKAASKGIAKKAGEIKKIVFACDAGMGSSAMGATKFRNRIKSLGLGITVINSSVDTVPADTDVVVCQEVLADRAAKSAPNAQLVTIKNFLQDEAIDDLYDKLAQLQKERDLPAKDAVQEAEKSPSEDEANPMVMVKEGIKLGQKSVSKEEAIEAAGNLLYELDYVEKDYIEAMQERERTVSTYLGMGVAIPHGTGDAKNKVKKTGIVLVQYPDGVDFGDEKAQLVFGIAGIGNEHLELLGKITQVIDNQDNLEKLKTAGNVQDVLDMLK
- a CDS encoding DeoR/GlpR family DNA-binding transcription regulator — its product is MFARERKEELLAYMRVHKRAGIHELSEEFHVTGATIRSDLSELEKEGHLIRTHGGALLKEEEVTKEAFLASRWNLNPDKKRIIAQGAKEFVREGDIILIDSGSTMLEFAKVLTDFNDLKVVTNDLNIALELQKKPSIQVILIGGTVRNQFECTFGSLGIEFLERISVDKLFLSPNALSVSKGLTTPNEETAAMKRAMMRTATEAYMLCDSTKIGRKTFCRFARNSDFKYLITDEGIQTADKKELEKQGIKVRVCKMKGQE
- a CDS encoding DeoR/GlpR family DNA-binding transcription regulator, coding for MFAEERREQILLYLKKHKRAEVKELIEEFQVTGATLRADLRAMEEEGSIVRTHGGALLKEDVLQKEDFLSLRRGHEEEKKAIARIARAYVKEGDAVILDSGSTTLELALLLKDAKNIKVITNDLQIALELQENPWIELYIVGGKVRNNFRLTQGAIGTDFLKSIAVNKVFLSPNALSVFEGATTSNEEMKELKRAMMKAAGEIYMLCDSSKIGQRAFCKFARLSEFKLMLTDSGISKLDKTAIEEQGLEVKICK
- a CDS encoding zinc-binding dehydrogenase encodes the protein MKAKGVRMYGAKDIRLEEFELPEIKEDEVLLKVMSDSICMSTWKEVKLGSGHIRVPDDIAERPVIIGHEFSGVIEQVGEKWADEYKVGERFVVLPGIPDQMGAPGYSYEHFGGAVTYCIVPNDVIEKGCLLHYDGDAFYEVSVSEPMYCIIGGYMANYHTKPETHEHFIGAKAGGNIAILGGCGPMGLGAISYALAMENKPKTVVVTEINDDRINRAREVISEEDAKARGVELHYVNTAKMDDEVKELMDLTGGEGYHDVFVYAPVKAIAETGNKILAFDGCMNLFAGPSDSEFSADMNLYDCHYRNTKLLGSSGGIKADLLEALDLIAKKEVNPAVMITHVGGIDAIVDTTLHLPEIPGGKKLTYTQFDMPLTAIEDFRKLGETDPLFAKLADACDKNQGLWNKEAEEILLDHFGV
- a CDS encoding TIGR00266 family protein translates to MKHEIIGQTVPAVEVELDKGEAMFTQSGAMAWMDPSIKGESKMEGGFLKGIGRKFAGESLFMVTYSSEKDGAKIAFASTVPGTILPLQFQGTGGMICQKKAFLCAQRSVSLETIFTKKLSAGALGGEGFILQRLSGDGMAFLEVDGDAVTKELAPGETILVDTGNVVAFEDGISYEIERIKGVKNIFFGGEGLFLTKLTGPGKIILQTQNFNDFAGRIASLIPSGS
- a CDS encoding class I SAM-dependent methyltransferase, producing the protein MGIYEFNGKKYEQASRHQKEWGQKLFSDLHLNGNESILDLGCGDGVLTEQLSMLVPEGSVIGIDASIGMINTAKKHKKKNLQFLNMDMADMNFMNQFDVIYSNAALHWVKDHSRLLNQSYSALKPGGKILWNFAGEGNCSDFFEIIRNMIQTEPYKKYFQSFQWPWYMPSKFEYEGLMNLTEFKNIVVTEENADRFFTDAEEMIGWIDQPSLVPFMQYVPEELKEAFRNEVIDATLKRAIQPDGTCFQPFRRLKVSAVK
- a CDS encoding zinc-binding dehydrogenase yields the protein MQVKGVRLYGVDDIRLEEFELPEIKDDEILVKVVSDSICMSTWKTVKQGAGHKRVPNDVADHPVLVGHEFAGDIVKVGKKWQDQFKPGQKFAQQPAIPGQMESPGYSYQYCGGAATYCIFPNDIIEKGCVWTFEGDSYFDASVAEPMCCVISGYHTNYHTVPGSYEHVMGTKEGGNILILGGCGPMGLGAVSYALAFENKPKRVVVTDISDDRVERAKQVISIEDAKAAGVELHYVNTAAMEDQEKELMDITEGHGYDDVFVYVPITGVAELGNKLLAYDGCMNLFAGPTDSKFSANMNLYDCHYSRTKILGSTGGTIEDMKEAINKAASKEIKPAVMITHIGGIDAVAETTKNLPDIPGGKKLTYMQFDMPLTAIDDFRKLGETDPLYAKLADACDKHNGLWNAEAEKILFDHFGA